The Eurosta solidaginis isolate ZX-2024a chromosome 4, ASM4086904v1, whole genome shotgun sequence genome includes a window with the following:
- the LOC137249358 gene encoding piggyBac transposable element-derived protein 4-like produces MADGKWFTPRQLSALSYEEQQAYIRQTLEESQEEISDHDSVVGDSDLEEPTLPEYDPEDGSDSDEELEDAPTETGEYFTARDGNVWSSIQPQPVRFRTHNILRSAQSGPVRATQGLTISETFKLITSDEICDIIIRESNRKARQFFDDDNAKHPTREPRSWIPITESEFDAYLGVLLLSGVTHSGYVHTKDLWNTQSHPLYRAAMSLRRFWEISRFIRFDNGNTRQQRKQSEKAAAISDVFLMLNNCLRRYYLAGANVTVDEQLYAYRGGTGFTQYIPSKPAKYGIKGWWVCDSISFYPLQGQIYTGMAPSGERERNVGERIVKDLCINLFDGSGRNIVCDNFFTSYNLAKSLMIDNNLSILGTCNKRRTFVPAAFANPK; encoded by the exons ATGGCAGATGGTAAATGGTTTACTCCACGACAACTAAGCGCACTTTCGTACGAAGAACAGCAAGCATATATTCGTCAAACGCTTGAAGAGAGCCAAGAAGAAATAAGTGACCACGATTCAGTAGTTGGTGACTCAGACTTAGAAGAGCCCACGTTACCAGAATATGACCCAGAGGACGGCAGTGATTCAGATGAAGAACTTGAAGATGCACCAACTGAAACTGGGGAATATTTTACTGCCAGAGATGGTAATGTTTGGTCTTCGATACAACCACAACCTGTAAGATTCCGTACGCACAACATTCTAAGAAGTGCACAATCTGGACCAGTACGGGCAACGCAAGGTTTGACCATTTCAGAAACGTTCAAATTGATAACGTCAGACGAAATATGCGACATAATTATTCGTGAATCAAATCGAAAGGCAAGGCAATTCTTTGATGATGACAATGCAAAACATCCAACAAGAGAACCGAGATCATGGATTCCCATAACAGAAAGTGAATTTGATGCATATTTGGGTGTACTTTTGCTAAGTGGCGTTACACATTCTGGTTACGTGCATACGAAAGATTTGTGGAATACTCAATCACATCCATTATATCGTGCTGCAATGAGTTTACGACGATTTTGGGAAATTAGCCGCTTCATTCGTTTTGATAATGGAAACACACGCCAGCAACGCAAACAATCTGAGAAAGCAGCAGCAATATCGGACGTTTTTTTGATGCTAAACAACTGTCTTCGTAGATATTACCTGGCAGGAGCCAACGTCACCGTAGATGAACAATTGTATGCTTATCGTGGTGGAACTGGCTTCACGCAATACATACCATCAAAACCTGCCAAATATGGGATAAAAGGGTGGTGGGTGTGCGACTCCATTTCGTTCTATCCATTGCAG GGACAAATCTATACAGGAATGGCACCGTCTGGTGAACGTGAAAGAAACGTTGGTGAAAGAATAGTCAAAGATTTATGTATCAACCTTTTTGATGGAAGTGGAAGAAATATTGTATGTGACAACTTTTTCACTAGCTACAACTTGGCAAAATCTTTGATGATAGACAATAATTTATCTATATTGGGTACTTGCAACAAAAGGCGTACATTCGTGCCAGCAGCATTTGCCAACCCCAAGTGA